From Drosophila virilis strain 15010-1051.87 chromosome X, Dvir_AGI_RSII-ME, whole genome shotgun sequence, the proteins below share one genomic window:
- the LOC6634422 gene encoding cytoplasmic dynein 1 intermediate chain isoform X23 — MDRKAELERKKAKLAALREEKDRRRREKEIKDMEEAAGRIGTGTGIDKDQRKDLDEMLSSLGFAPVSEVLSSLSSANSLTSDNSNTQTPDVSLQANVNGQGSAGKKQPLNLSVYNVQATNIPPKETLVYTKQTQTTSTGGHERDAHATDYYGDDEESSLPHLDHGFSSKLPPGYLTHGLPTVKDVAPAITPLEQKKEQEEKKEVKELSEEQKQMIILSEDFQRFVLRAGRVIERALSENVDIYTDYIGCGDNEEANDERSHARLSLNRVFYDERWSKNRCITSMDWSTHFPELVVASYHSNDESPNEPDGVVMVWNTKFKKQTPEDVFHCQSAVMSTCFAKFNPNLILGGTYSGQIVLWDNRVQKRTPIQRTPLSAAAHTHPVYCLQMVGTQNAHNVISISSDGKLCSWSLDMLSQPQDTLELQQRQSKAIAITCMAFPANEINSLVMGSEDGYVYSASRHGLRSGVNEVFERHLGPITGISTHYNQSSPDFGHLFLTSSIDWTIKLWSLKDTKPLYSFEDNSDYVMDVAWSPVHPALFAAVDGSGRLDLWNLNQDTEVPTASIVVDGAPALNRVSWTPSGLHVTIGDESGKLYVYDVAEHLALPSRDEWSRFNATLNELKMNQNDEV, encoded by the exons ATGGATCGCAAGGCTGAACTGGAGCGCAAGAAGGccaaattggcagcactgcGCGAGGAGAAGGATCGACGTCGCCGCGAAAAAGAGATTAAAGACATGGAAGAGGCAGCCGGACGCATTGGCACCGGCACCGGCATTGACAAGGATCAGCGCAA AGATTTGGATGAAATGCTGTCCTCGCTGGGCTTTGCGCCCGTCTCTGAGGTGCTCTCCTCGTTGTCTTCGGCCAATTCGCTGACATCCGATAATTCCAATACACAAACGCCAGATGTTAGCCTGCAGGCCAACGTCAACGGACAGGg CAGCGCCGGCAAGAAACAGCCACTGAATCTGAGCGTTTACAACGTGCAGGCCACAAACATTCCACCAAAGGAGACACTCGTCTATACGAAACAAACACAGACCACCAGCACCGGCGGACACGAGCGTGATG CTCATGCTACGGATTATTATG GAGACGACGAAGAGAGCTCGCTGCCCCATCTGGATCATGGCTTTAGTTCCAAGCTGCCGCCTGGCTATCTCACCCACGGACTGCCGACAGTCAAGGATGTGGCCCCAGCCATAACACCGCTCGAACAGAAGAAGGAGCAGGAGGAGAAGAAGGAGG TCAAGGAACTGTCGGAGGAGCAAAAGCAAATGATCATATTATCGGAGGACTTTCAGAGATTCGTATTGCGTGCCGGACGCGTCATTGAGCGCGCCCTCTCCGAGAACGTGGACATCTATACGGATTACATTGGATGCGGCGACAACGAGGAGGCGAACGATGAGCGCTCCCACGCCCGCCTATCGCTGAATCGTGTCTTCTATGATGAGCGCTGGTCAAAGAATCGCTGCATCACCAGCATGGATTGGTCAACGCATTTTCCGGAACTGGTGGTCGCCTCCTATCACAGCAACGACGAGAGCCCCAATGAGCCGGACGGGGTCGTGATGGTCTGGAATAcaaaattcaagaagcaaacACCGGAGGATGTCTTCCACTGTCAGAGCGCCGTGATGTCCACATGCTTTGCCAAATTCAATCCCAATTTAATACTCGGCGGCACATACTCTGGCCAGATTGTGCTCTGGGATAATCGTGTCCAGAAACGCACGCCCATACAGCGTACACCCCTGAGCGCTGCGGCGCACACACATCCCGTCTATTGTCTGCAAATGGTGGGCACACAGAATGCCCATAATGTCATATCGATATCGTCGGACGGCAAGCTGTGCTCCTGGTCGCTGGACATGCTATCGCAGCCGCAGGATACGCtcgagctgcagcagcgccaatCGAAGGCGATCGCCATCACATGCATGGCCTTTCCGGCCAATGAGATCAACAGCCTGGTCATGGGCAGCGAGGATGGCTATGTCTATTCGGCATCGCGGCACGGCCTGCGTTCGGGCGTGAACGAGGTATTCGAACGGCATTTGGGTCCCATAACGGGCATCTCAACGCATTATAATCAATCGTCACCGGACTTTGGTCATCTGTTCCTAACCTCATCGATCGATTGGACAATTAAGCTGTGGTCCCTCAAG GACACCAAACCCTTGTATTCGTTTGAGGATAACTCCGACTATGTCATGGATGTCGCCTGGTCGCCCGTTCATCCCGCTCTATTTGCTGCTGTCGATGGTAGCGGTCGCCTTGATTTATGGAACCTCAATCAGGATACCGAAGTACCGACAGCATCAATCGTTGTCGATGGTGCGCCAGCGCTGAATCGCGTCTCCTGGACACCATCTGGCCTCCATGTGACCATCGGCGATGAGTCCGGCAAGCTCTATGTCTACGATGTCGCTGAGCATCTGGCGCTGCCGTCGCGCGATGAATGGTCCCGATTCAATGCTACCCTCAACGAGCTCAAGATGAATCAGAACGACGAGGTCTAA
- the LOC6634422 gene encoding cytoplasmic dynein 1 intermediate chain isoform X3, translating to MDRKAELERKKAKLAALREEKDRRRREKEIKDMEEAAGRIGTGTGIDKDQRKDLDEMLSSLGFAPVSEVLSSLSSANSLTSDNSNTQTPDVSLQANVNGQGAGKKQPLNLSVYNVQATNIPPKETLVYTKQTQTTSTGGHERDVLSCHSSPLSGYMEDWWRPRKAHATDYYDEYNLNPGLEWEDEFTGDDEESSLPHLDHGFSSKLPPGYLTHGLPTVKDVAPAITPLEQKKEQEEKKEVKELSEEQKQMIILSEDFQRFVLRAGRVIERALSENVDIYTDYIGCGDNEEANDERSHARLSLNRVFYDERWSKNRCITSMDWSTHFPELVVASYHSNDESPNEPDGVVMVWNTKFKKQTPEDVFHCQSAVMSTCFAKFNPNLILGGTYSGQIVLWDNRVQKRTPIQRTPLSAAAHTHPVYCLQMVGTQNAHNVISISSDGKLCSWSLDMLSQPQDTLELQQRQSKAIAITCMAFPANEINSLVMGSEDGYVYSASRHGLRSGVNEVFERHLGPITGISTHYNQSSPDFGHLFLTSSIDWTIKLWSLKDTKPLYSFEDNSDYVMDVAWSPVHPALFAAVDGSGRLDLWNLNQDTEVPTASIVVDGAPALNRVSWTPSGLHVTIGDESGKLYVYDVAEHLALPSRDEWSRFNATLNELKMNQNDEV from the exons ATGGATCGCAAGGCTGAACTGGAGCGCAAGAAGGccaaattggcagcactgcGCGAGGAGAAGGATCGACGTCGCCGCGAAAAAGAGATTAAAGACATGGAAGAGGCAGCCGGACGCATTGGCACCGGCACCGGCATTGACAAGGATCAGCGCAA AGATTTGGATGAAATGCTGTCCTCGCTGGGCTTTGCGCCCGTCTCTGAGGTGCTCTCCTCGTTGTCTTCGGCCAATTCGCTGACATCCGATAATTCCAATACACAAACGCCAGATGTTAGCCTGCAGGCCAACGTCAACGGACAGGg CGCCGGCAAGAAACAGCCACTGAATCTGAGCGTTTACAACGTGCAGGCCACAAACATTCCACCAAAGGAGACACTCGTCTATACGAAACAAACACAGACCACCAGCACCGGCGGACACGAGCGTGATG tTCTTTCTTGCCACTCATCGCCTCTGTCAGGATATATGGAGGACTGGTGGCGTCCACGTAAAG CTCATGCTACGGATTATTATG ATGAATACAATCTTAATCCGGGTTTAGAGTGGGAGGATGAATTCACAG GAGACGACGAAGAGAGCTCGCTGCCCCATCTGGATCATGGCTTTAGTTCCAAGCTGCCGCCTGGCTATCTCACCCACGGACTGCCGACAGTCAAGGATGTGGCCCCAGCCATAACACCGCTCGAACAGAAGAAGGAGCAGGAGGAGAAGAAGGAGG TCAAGGAACTGTCGGAGGAGCAAAAGCAAATGATCATATTATCGGAGGACTTTCAGAGATTCGTATTGCGTGCCGGACGCGTCATTGAGCGCGCCCTCTCCGAGAACGTGGACATCTATACGGATTACATTGGATGCGGCGACAACGAGGAGGCGAACGATGAGCGCTCCCACGCCCGCCTATCGCTGAATCGTGTCTTCTATGATGAGCGCTGGTCAAAGAATCGCTGCATCACCAGCATGGATTGGTCAACGCATTTTCCGGAACTGGTGGTCGCCTCCTATCACAGCAACGACGAGAGCCCCAATGAGCCGGACGGGGTCGTGATGGTCTGGAATAcaaaattcaagaagcaaacACCGGAGGATGTCTTCCACTGTCAGAGCGCCGTGATGTCCACATGCTTTGCCAAATTCAATCCCAATTTAATACTCGGCGGCACATACTCTGGCCAGATTGTGCTCTGGGATAATCGTGTCCAGAAACGCACGCCCATACAGCGTACACCCCTGAGCGCTGCGGCGCACACACATCCCGTCTATTGTCTGCAAATGGTGGGCACACAGAATGCCCATAATGTCATATCGATATCGTCGGACGGCAAGCTGTGCTCCTGGTCGCTGGACATGCTATCGCAGCCGCAGGATACGCtcgagctgcagcagcgccaatCGAAGGCGATCGCCATCACATGCATGGCCTTTCCGGCCAATGAGATCAACAGCCTGGTCATGGGCAGCGAGGATGGCTATGTCTATTCGGCATCGCGGCACGGCCTGCGTTCGGGCGTGAACGAGGTATTCGAACGGCATTTGGGTCCCATAACGGGCATCTCAACGCATTATAATCAATCGTCACCGGACTTTGGTCATCTGTTCCTAACCTCATCGATCGATTGGACAATTAAGCTGTGGTCCCTCAAG GACACCAAACCCTTGTATTCGTTTGAGGATAACTCCGACTATGTCATGGATGTCGCCTGGTCGCCCGTTCATCCCGCTCTATTTGCTGCTGTCGATGGTAGCGGTCGCCTTGATTTATGGAACCTCAATCAGGATACCGAAGTACCGACAGCATCAATCGTTGTCGATGGTGCGCCAGCGCTGAATCGCGTCTCCTGGACACCATCTGGCCTCCATGTGACCATCGGCGATGAGTCCGGCAAGCTCTATGTCTACGATGTCGCTGAGCATCTGGCGCTGCCGTCGCGCGATGAATGGTCCCGATTCAATGCTACCCTCAACGAGCTCAAGATGAATCAGAACGACGAGGTCTAA
- the LOC6634422 gene encoding cytoplasmic dynein 1 intermediate chain isoform X22: protein MDRKAELERKKAKLAALREEKDRRRREKEIKDMEEAAGRIGTGTGIDKDQRKDLDEMLSSLGFAPVSEVLSSLSSANSLTSDNSNTQTPDVSLQANVNGQGSAGKKQPLNLSVYNVQATNIPPKETLVYTKQTQTTSTGGHERDVLAFDAQGDDEESSLPHLDHGFSSKLPPGYLTHGLPTVKDVAPAITPLEQKKEQEEKKEVKELSEEQKQMIILSEDFQRFVLRAGRVIERALSENVDIYTDYIGCGDNEEANDERSHARLSLNRVFYDERWSKNRCITSMDWSTHFPELVVASYHSNDESPNEPDGVVMVWNTKFKKQTPEDVFHCQSAVMSTCFAKFNPNLILGGTYSGQIVLWDNRVQKRTPIQRTPLSAAAHTHPVYCLQMVGTQNAHNVISISSDGKLCSWSLDMLSQPQDTLELQQRQSKAIAITCMAFPANEINSLVMGSEDGYVYSASRHGLRSGVNEVFERHLGPITGISTHYNQSSPDFGHLFLTSSIDWTIKLWSLKDTKPLYSFEDNSDYVMDVAWSPVHPALFAAVDGSGRLDLWNLNQDTEVPTASIVVDGAPALNRVSWTPSGLHVTIGDESGKLYVYDVAEHLALPSRDEWSRFNATLNELKMNQNDEV, encoded by the exons ATGGATCGCAAGGCTGAACTGGAGCGCAAGAAGGccaaattggcagcactgcGCGAGGAGAAGGATCGACGTCGCCGCGAAAAAGAGATTAAAGACATGGAAGAGGCAGCCGGACGCATTGGCACCGGCACCGGCATTGACAAGGATCAGCGCAA AGATTTGGATGAAATGCTGTCCTCGCTGGGCTTTGCGCCCGTCTCTGAGGTGCTCTCCTCGTTGTCTTCGGCCAATTCGCTGACATCCGATAATTCCAATACACAAACGCCAGATGTTAGCCTGCAGGCCAACGTCAACGGACAGGg CAGCGCCGGCAAGAAACAGCCACTGAATCTGAGCGTTTACAACGTGCAGGCCACAAACATTCCACCAAAGGAGACACTCGTCTATACGAAACAAACACAGACCACCAGCACCGGCGGACACGAGCGTGATG TGCTTGCATTTGATGCCCAAGGAGACGACGAAGAGAGCTCGCTGCCCCATCTGGATCATGGCTTTAGTTCCAAGCTGCCGCCTGGCTATCTCACCCACGGACTGCCGACAGTCAAGGATGTGGCCCCAGCCATAACACCGCTCGAACAGAAGAAGGAGCAGGAGGAGAAGAAGGAGG TCAAGGAACTGTCGGAGGAGCAAAAGCAAATGATCATATTATCGGAGGACTTTCAGAGATTCGTATTGCGTGCCGGACGCGTCATTGAGCGCGCCCTCTCCGAGAACGTGGACATCTATACGGATTACATTGGATGCGGCGACAACGAGGAGGCGAACGATGAGCGCTCCCACGCCCGCCTATCGCTGAATCGTGTCTTCTATGATGAGCGCTGGTCAAAGAATCGCTGCATCACCAGCATGGATTGGTCAACGCATTTTCCGGAACTGGTGGTCGCCTCCTATCACAGCAACGACGAGAGCCCCAATGAGCCGGACGGGGTCGTGATGGTCTGGAATAcaaaattcaagaagcaaacACCGGAGGATGTCTTCCACTGTCAGAGCGCCGTGATGTCCACATGCTTTGCCAAATTCAATCCCAATTTAATACTCGGCGGCACATACTCTGGCCAGATTGTGCTCTGGGATAATCGTGTCCAGAAACGCACGCCCATACAGCGTACACCCCTGAGCGCTGCGGCGCACACACATCCCGTCTATTGTCTGCAAATGGTGGGCACACAGAATGCCCATAATGTCATATCGATATCGTCGGACGGCAAGCTGTGCTCCTGGTCGCTGGACATGCTATCGCAGCCGCAGGATACGCtcgagctgcagcagcgccaatCGAAGGCGATCGCCATCACATGCATGGCCTTTCCGGCCAATGAGATCAACAGCCTGGTCATGGGCAGCGAGGATGGCTATGTCTATTCGGCATCGCGGCACGGCCTGCGTTCGGGCGTGAACGAGGTATTCGAACGGCATTTGGGTCCCATAACGGGCATCTCAACGCATTATAATCAATCGTCACCGGACTTTGGTCATCTGTTCCTAACCTCATCGATCGATTGGACAATTAAGCTGTGGTCCCTCAAG GACACCAAACCCTTGTATTCGTTTGAGGATAACTCCGACTATGTCATGGATGTCGCCTGGTCGCCCGTTCATCCCGCTCTATTTGCTGCTGTCGATGGTAGCGGTCGCCTTGATTTATGGAACCTCAATCAGGATACCGAAGTACCGACAGCATCAATCGTTGTCGATGGTGCGCCAGCGCTGAATCGCGTCTCCTGGACACCATCTGGCCTCCATGTGACCATCGGCGATGAGTCCGGCAAGCTCTATGTCTACGATGTCGCTGAGCATCTGGCGCTGCCGTCGCGCGATGAATGGTCCCGATTCAATGCTACCCTCAACGAGCTCAAGATGAATCAGAACGACGAGGTCTAA
- the LOC6634422 gene encoding cytoplasmic dynein 1 intermediate chain isoform X12 → MDRKAELERKKAKLAALREEKDRRRREKEIKDMEEAAGRIGTGTGIDKDQRKDLDEMLSSLGFAPVSEVLSSLSSANSLTSDNSNTQTPDVSLQANVNGQGSAGKKQPLNLSVYNVQATNIPPKETLVYTKQTQTTSTGGHERDAHATDYYDEYNLNPGLEWEDEFTGDDEESSLPHLDHGFSSKLPPGYLTHGLPTVKDVAPAITPLEQKKEQEEKKEVKELSEEQKQMIILSEDFQRFVLRAGRVIERALSENVDIYTDYIGCGDNEEANDERSHARLSLNRVFYDERWSKNRCITSMDWSTHFPELVVASYHSNDESPNEPDGVVMVWNTKFKKQTPEDVFHCQSAVMSTCFAKFNPNLILGGTYSGQIVLWDNRVQKRTPIQRTPLSAAAHTHPVYCLQMVGTQNAHNVISISSDGKLCSWSLDMLSQPQDTLELQQRQSKAIAITCMAFPANEINSLVMGSEDGYVYSASRHGLRSGVNEVFERHLGPITGISTHYNQSSPDFGHLFLTSSIDWTIKLWSLKDTKPLYSFEDNSDYVMDVAWSPVHPALFAAVDGSGRLDLWNLNQDTEVPTASIVVDGAPALNRVSWTPSGLHVTIGDESGKLYVYDVAEHLALPSRDEWSRFNATLNELKMNQNDEV, encoded by the exons ATGGATCGCAAGGCTGAACTGGAGCGCAAGAAGGccaaattggcagcactgcGCGAGGAGAAGGATCGACGTCGCCGCGAAAAAGAGATTAAAGACATGGAAGAGGCAGCCGGACGCATTGGCACCGGCACCGGCATTGACAAGGATCAGCGCAA AGATTTGGATGAAATGCTGTCCTCGCTGGGCTTTGCGCCCGTCTCTGAGGTGCTCTCCTCGTTGTCTTCGGCCAATTCGCTGACATCCGATAATTCCAATACACAAACGCCAGATGTTAGCCTGCAGGCCAACGTCAACGGACAGGg CAGCGCCGGCAAGAAACAGCCACTGAATCTGAGCGTTTACAACGTGCAGGCCACAAACATTCCACCAAAGGAGACACTCGTCTATACGAAACAAACACAGACCACCAGCACCGGCGGACACGAGCGTGATG CTCATGCTACGGATTATTATG ATGAATACAATCTTAATCCGGGTTTAGAGTGGGAGGATGAATTCACAG GAGACGACGAAGAGAGCTCGCTGCCCCATCTGGATCATGGCTTTAGTTCCAAGCTGCCGCCTGGCTATCTCACCCACGGACTGCCGACAGTCAAGGATGTGGCCCCAGCCATAACACCGCTCGAACAGAAGAAGGAGCAGGAGGAGAAGAAGGAGG TCAAGGAACTGTCGGAGGAGCAAAAGCAAATGATCATATTATCGGAGGACTTTCAGAGATTCGTATTGCGTGCCGGACGCGTCATTGAGCGCGCCCTCTCCGAGAACGTGGACATCTATACGGATTACATTGGATGCGGCGACAACGAGGAGGCGAACGATGAGCGCTCCCACGCCCGCCTATCGCTGAATCGTGTCTTCTATGATGAGCGCTGGTCAAAGAATCGCTGCATCACCAGCATGGATTGGTCAACGCATTTTCCGGAACTGGTGGTCGCCTCCTATCACAGCAACGACGAGAGCCCCAATGAGCCGGACGGGGTCGTGATGGTCTGGAATAcaaaattcaagaagcaaacACCGGAGGATGTCTTCCACTGTCAGAGCGCCGTGATGTCCACATGCTTTGCCAAATTCAATCCCAATTTAATACTCGGCGGCACATACTCTGGCCAGATTGTGCTCTGGGATAATCGTGTCCAGAAACGCACGCCCATACAGCGTACACCCCTGAGCGCTGCGGCGCACACACATCCCGTCTATTGTCTGCAAATGGTGGGCACACAGAATGCCCATAATGTCATATCGATATCGTCGGACGGCAAGCTGTGCTCCTGGTCGCTGGACATGCTATCGCAGCCGCAGGATACGCtcgagctgcagcagcgccaatCGAAGGCGATCGCCATCACATGCATGGCCTTTCCGGCCAATGAGATCAACAGCCTGGTCATGGGCAGCGAGGATGGCTATGTCTATTCGGCATCGCGGCACGGCCTGCGTTCGGGCGTGAACGAGGTATTCGAACGGCATTTGGGTCCCATAACGGGCATCTCAACGCATTATAATCAATCGTCACCGGACTTTGGTCATCTGTTCCTAACCTCATCGATCGATTGGACAATTAAGCTGTGGTCCCTCAAG GACACCAAACCCTTGTATTCGTTTGAGGATAACTCCGACTATGTCATGGATGTCGCCTGGTCGCCCGTTCATCCCGCTCTATTTGCTGCTGTCGATGGTAGCGGTCGCCTTGATTTATGGAACCTCAATCAGGATACCGAAGTACCGACAGCATCAATCGTTGTCGATGGTGCGCCAGCGCTGAATCGCGTCTCCTGGACACCATCTGGCCTCCATGTGACCATCGGCGATGAGTCCGGCAAGCTCTATGTCTACGATGTCGCTGAGCATCTGGCGCTGCCGTCGCGCGATGAATGGTCCCGATTCAATGCTACCCTCAACGAGCTCAAGATGAATCAGAACGACGAGGTCTAA
- the LOC6634422 gene encoding cytoplasmic dynein 1 intermediate chain isoform X16, whose product MDRKAELERKKAKLAALREEKDRRRREKEIKDMEEAAGRIGTGTGIDKDQRKDLDEMLSSLGFAPVSEVLSSLSSANSLTSDNSNTQTPDVSLQANVNGQGSAGKKQPLNLSVYNVQATNIPPKETLVYTKQTQTTSTGGHERDDEYNLNPGLEWEDEFTGDDEESSLPHLDHGFSSKLPPGYLTHGLPTVKDVAPAITPLEQKKEQEEKKEVKELSEEQKQMIILSEDFQRFVLRAGRVIERALSENVDIYTDYIGCGDNEEANDERSHARLSLNRVFYDERWSKNRCITSMDWSTHFPELVVASYHSNDESPNEPDGVVMVWNTKFKKQTPEDVFHCQSAVMSTCFAKFNPNLILGGTYSGQIVLWDNRVQKRTPIQRTPLSAAAHTHPVYCLQMVGTQNAHNVISISSDGKLCSWSLDMLSQPQDTLELQQRQSKAIAITCMAFPANEINSLVMGSEDGYVYSASRHGLRSGVNEVFERHLGPITGISTHYNQSSPDFGHLFLTSSIDWTIKLWSLKDTKPLYSFEDNSDYVMDVAWSPVHPALFAAVDGSGRLDLWNLNQDTEVPTASIVVDGAPALNRVSWTPSGLHVTIGDESGKLYVYDVAEHLALPSRDEWSRFNATLNELKMNQNDEV is encoded by the exons ATGGATCGCAAGGCTGAACTGGAGCGCAAGAAGGccaaattggcagcactgcGCGAGGAGAAGGATCGACGTCGCCGCGAAAAAGAGATTAAAGACATGGAAGAGGCAGCCGGACGCATTGGCACCGGCACCGGCATTGACAAGGATCAGCGCAA AGATTTGGATGAAATGCTGTCCTCGCTGGGCTTTGCGCCCGTCTCTGAGGTGCTCTCCTCGTTGTCTTCGGCCAATTCGCTGACATCCGATAATTCCAATACACAAACGCCAGATGTTAGCCTGCAGGCCAACGTCAACGGACAGGg CAGCGCCGGCAAGAAACAGCCACTGAATCTGAGCGTTTACAACGTGCAGGCCACAAACATTCCACCAAAGGAGACACTCGTCTATACGAAACAAACACAGACCACCAGCACCGGCGGACACGAGCGTGATG ATGAATACAATCTTAATCCGGGTTTAGAGTGGGAGGATGAATTCACAG GAGACGACGAAGAGAGCTCGCTGCCCCATCTGGATCATGGCTTTAGTTCCAAGCTGCCGCCTGGCTATCTCACCCACGGACTGCCGACAGTCAAGGATGTGGCCCCAGCCATAACACCGCTCGAACAGAAGAAGGAGCAGGAGGAGAAGAAGGAGG TCAAGGAACTGTCGGAGGAGCAAAAGCAAATGATCATATTATCGGAGGACTTTCAGAGATTCGTATTGCGTGCCGGACGCGTCATTGAGCGCGCCCTCTCCGAGAACGTGGACATCTATACGGATTACATTGGATGCGGCGACAACGAGGAGGCGAACGATGAGCGCTCCCACGCCCGCCTATCGCTGAATCGTGTCTTCTATGATGAGCGCTGGTCAAAGAATCGCTGCATCACCAGCATGGATTGGTCAACGCATTTTCCGGAACTGGTGGTCGCCTCCTATCACAGCAACGACGAGAGCCCCAATGAGCCGGACGGGGTCGTGATGGTCTGGAATAcaaaattcaagaagcaaacACCGGAGGATGTCTTCCACTGTCAGAGCGCCGTGATGTCCACATGCTTTGCCAAATTCAATCCCAATTTAATACTCGGCGGCACATACTCTGGCCAGATTGTGCTCTGGGATAATCGTGTCCAGAAACGCACGCCCATACAGCGTACACCCCTGAGCGCTGCGGCGCACACACATCCCGTCTATTGTCTGCAAATGGTGGGCACACAGAATGCCCATAATGTCATATCGATATCGTCGGACGGCAAGCTGTGCTCCTGGTCGCTGGACATGCTATCGCAGCCGCAGGATACGCtcgagctgcagcagcgccaatCGAAGGCGATCGCCATCACATGCATGGCCTTTCCGGCCAATGAGATCAACAGCCTGGTCATGGGCAGCGAGGATGGCTATGTCTATTCGGCATCGCGGCACGGCCTGCGTTCGGGCGTGAACGAGGTATTCGAACGGCATTTGGGTCCCATAACGGGCATCTCAACGCATTATAATCAATCGTCACCGGACTTTGGTCATCTGTTCCTAACCTCATCGATCGATTGGACAATTAAGCTGTGGTCCCTCAAG GACACCAAACCCTTGTATTCGTTTGAGGATAACTCCGACTATGTCATGGATGTCGCCTGGTCGCCCGTTCATCCCGCTCTATTTGCTGCTGTCGATGGTAGCGGTCGCCTTGATTTATGGAACCTCAATCAGGATACCGAAGTACCGACAGCATCAATCGTTGTCGATGGTGCGCCAGCGCTGAATCGCGTCTCCTGGACACCATCTGGCCTCCATGTGACCATCGGCGATGAGTCCGGCAAGCTCTATGTCTACGATGTCGCTGAGCATCTGGCGCTGCCGTCGCGCGATGAATGGTCCCGATTCAATGCTACCCTCAACGAGCTCAAGATGAATCAGAACGACGAGGTCTAA